A part of Molothrus aeneus isolate 106 unplaced genomic scaffold, BPBGC_Maene_1.0 scaffold_30, whole genome shotgun sequence genomic DNA contains:
- the EIF3K gene encoding eukaryotic translation initiation factor 3 subunit K, translating into MALFEQMRANVGKLLRGIDRYNPENLATLERYVETQAKENAYDLEANLAVLKLYQFNPAFFQTGVTAQILLKALTNLPHTDFTLCKCMIDQAHQEERPIRQILYLGELLETCHFQSFWQALDENMELLEGITGFEDSVRKFICHVVGITYQHIDRWLLAEMLGDLSESQLRVWMSKYGWTEPEPGRILISNQEENIKPKNIVEKIDFDSVSSIMASSL; encoded by the exons GTACAACCCTGAGAACCTGGCCACGCTGGAGCGCTACGTGGAGACGCAGGCCAAGGAGAACGCCTACGACCTGGAGGCCAACCTGGCCGTGCTGAAGCT GTACCAGTTCAACCCAGCCTTCTTCCAGACCGGGGTGACGGCGCAGATCCTGCTCAAGGCGCTCACCAACCTGCCCCACACCGACTTCACCCTCTGCAAGTGCATGATCGACCAGGCCCAC CAAGAGGAGCGGCCCATCCGGCAGATCCTGTacctgggggagctgctggagactTGCCACTTCCAGTCCTTCTGG CAAGCGCTGGACGAgaacatggagctgctggaggggatcACCGGCTTCGAGGACTCCGTCAGGAAAT TCATTTGCCACGTGGTGGGGATCACGTACCAGCACATCGACCGCTGGCTGCTCGCCGAGATGCTGGGGGACCTctcag AGTCGCAGTTGAGGGTGTGGATGAGCAAATACGGGTGGAcggagccggagccggggcGGATCCTGATCTCCAACCAGGAGGAGAACATCAAACCCAAGAACATCGTGGAGAAGATCGACTTCGACA gtgtgtccagcATCATGGCGTCCTctctctga